A stretch of Eriocheir sinensis breed Jianghai 21 unplaced genomic scaffold, ASM2467909v1 Scaffold1267, whole genome shotgun sequence DNA encodes these proteins:
- the LOC126989669 gene encoding salivary glue protein Sgs-3-like: MVQTSPVRQVDCSSCATCPSDLLRLLPVRKESYCGSTTETCCYFDGLEIRTDNLYNGEVYCGTDITAGQTFTGTGQEMILYFRAISNNLRRGWSAQLTFVPQPGCTITNAENPIITTTTATTTITELTTTATTTTTEPTTTTTTATTTTTEPTTTTTEPTTTTTTEPTTTTTTATTTTTEPTTTTTEPTTTTTTEPTTTTTTTATTTITEPTTTTTEPTTTTTEPTTTTTESTTTTTEPTTTTTTTEPTTTTTTEPTTTTTDPTTTTTTTEPTTTTTTTEPTTTTTEPTTTTTESTTTTTDPTTTTTTTEPTTTTTTEPTTTTATTTTTEPTTTTTEPTTTTTEPTTTTT; this comes from the exons atggtccagactag TCCAGTGCGTCAAGTGGATTGCAGCTCCTGTGCCACGTGCCCGAGTGACCTTCTCAGACTTTTACCTGTACGAAAAGAATCCTACTGCGGCTCGACTACAGAGACGTGCTGCTACTTTGATGGTCTGGAGATCAGAACCGACAACTTGTACAACGGTGAAGT GTATTGTGGCACGGACATCACTGCAGGCCAGACCTTCACCGGAACCGGTCAAGAGATGATTTTATACTTCAGGGCGATAAGTAATAATCTTCGCAGGGGATGGTCTGCCCAACTCACCTTTGTGCCGCAACCGGGATGCAC aATCACCAATGCAGAaaaccccatcatcaccaccaccacagcaacaaccaccattaCAGAactcaccaccacagcaacaaccaccactacagaacctaccaccaccaccaccacagcaacaaccaccactacggaacccaccaccaccactacagaacccaccaccaccaccactacagaacccaccaccaccaccaccacagcaacaaccaccactacggaacccaccaccaccactacagaacccaccaccaccaccactacagaacccaccaccaccaccaccaccacagcaacaaccaccattacggaacccaccaccaccactacagaacccaccaccaccactacagaacccaccaccaccactacagaatccaccaccaccactacagaacccaccaccaccaccaccactacagaacccaccaccaccaccactacagaacccaccaccaccactacagatcccaccaccaccaccaccactacagaacccaccaccaccaccaccactacagaacccaccaccaccactacagaacccaccaccaccactacagaatccaccaccaccactacagatcccaccaccaccaccaccactacagaacccaccaccaccaccactacagaacccaccaccaccacagcaacaaccaccactacagaacccaccaccaccactacagaacccaccaccaccactacagaacccaccaccaccactacataa